A region from the Etheostoma spectabile isolate EspeVRDwgs_2016 chromosome 9, UIUC_Espe_1.0, whole genome shotgun sequence genome encodes:
- the npl gene encoding N-acetylneuraminate lyase isoform X2 — protein MPLRRQPQQHPLPVTLWYCALTLASQVHSVMAPSVDKMLTGLIAATFTPFTREGEINLVEIGPYIDYLTEKQGVRNIFVNGTTGESMSLSVTERKILAEEWCQKAKGKMDQVIVHVGCMSLKDAQELTRHAAQIRADAIAVIAPSFFKPSNADVLKSFLKEVASVAPSLPFYYYHLPAITGVNVPAKDVLDGIEKLIPSFRGVKFSGSDLMDFGRCVSDSPPHWSVLYGVDEQLLAALAMGGHGAVGSTYNYVGCHVNKLISAFENGDLVQARTIQFKIQELLSYAMKLGFDLGVNKQLMSELSGLCLGPPRLPVMPCPPDHAQSIAWKYHSIFPEC, from the exons ATGCCGCTGAGACGACAACCTCAACAACATCCGCTTCCTGTAACGTTGTGGTATTGTGCCCTGACTCTTGCTTCTCAG GTACATTCAGTCATGGCCCCTTCTGTTGATAAAATGCTGACCGGCCTAATTGCAGCCACTTTTACTCCATTTACCAGAGAAGG TGAAATCAATCTAGTCGAGATTGGTCCTTATATTGACTACTTGACAGAGAAGCAAGGTGTTCGTAACATATTTG TGAACGGCACCACTGGAGAGAGCATGTCTCTCAGTGTTACAGAGAGGAAGATCCTGGCTGAGGAGTGGTGTCAGAAAGCCAAGGGCAA AATGGATCAGGTGATTGTGCACGTCGGCTGCATGAGTCTTAAAGATGCCCAAGAACTG ACTCGCCATGCAGCACAGATCAGGGCTGATGCCATAGCAGTCATTGCCCCTTCCTTCTTCAAGCCAAGCAATGCAG ATGTGTTGAAGTCATTCCTTAAAGAAGTGGCTTCAGTTGCCCCATCTCTGCCTTTCTATTATTATCATCTTCCAGCTATCACTGGTGTTAATG TGCCAGCAAAAGATGTGTTGGACGGTATTGAGAAACTCATTCCCTCCTTCAGAGGTGTGAAGTTCAGTGGGAGTGACCTGATGGACTTTGGCCGGTGTGTCAGCGACAGTCCGCCTCACTGGTCAGTCCTCTACGGCGTGGACGAG CAACTGCTTGCAGCTCTGGCCATGGGAGGCCATGGAGCAGTTGGCAG CACATATAACTATGTAGGATGTCATGTCAACAAGCTCATATCAGCATTTGAGAATGGCGACCTTGTCCAAGCCAGGACAATACAG TTCAAGATCCAAGAGCTTCTCAGTTATGCCATGAAACTAG GCTTTGATCTGGGAGTGAACAAGCAGCTGATGAGTGAGTTGTCAGG
- the npl gene encoding N-acetylneuraminate lyase isoform X1, producing the protein MASHDINTLLTSFLKKQVVTSSPFPQKEKIDVHIAQKEKHAQVHSVMAPSVDKMLTGLIAATFTPFTREGEINLVEIGPYIDYLTEKQGVRNIFVNGTTGESMSLSVTERKILAEEWCQKAKGKMDQVIVHVGCMSLKDAQELTRHAAQIRADAIAVIAPSFFKPSNADVLKSFLKEVASVAPSLPFYYYHLPAITGVNVPAKDVLDGIEKLIPSFRGVKFSGSDLMDFGRCVSDSPPHWSVLYGVDEQLLAALAMGGHGAVGSTYNYVGCHVNKLISAFENGDLVQARTIQFKIQELLSYAMKLGFDLGVNKQLMSELSGLCLGPPRLPVMPCPPDHAQSIAWKYHSIFPEC; encoded by the exons ATGGCTTCACATGACATCAACACATTGCTGACTAGTTTCCTAAAAAAGCAAGTTGTAACCAGTAGCCCATttccccaaaaagaaaaaattgatgTCCACATCGCACAGAAGGAAAAGCACGCACAG GTACATTCAGTCATGGCCCCTTCTGTTGATAAAATGCTGACCGGCCTAATTGCAGCCACTTTTACTCCATTTACCAGAGAAGG TGAAATCAATCTAGTCGAGATTGGTCCTTATATTGACTACTTGACAGAGAAGCAAGGTGTTCGTAACATATTTG TGAACGGCACCACTGGAGAGAGCATGTCTCTCAGTGTTACAGAGAGGAAGATCCTGGCTGAGGAGTGGTGTCAGAAAGCCAAGGGCAA AATGGATCAGGTGATTGTGCACGTCGGCTGCATGAGTCTTAAAGATGCCCAAGAACTG ACTCGCCATGCAGCACAGATCAGGGCTGATGCCATAGCAGTCATTGCCCCTTCCTTCTTCAAGCCAAGCAATGCAG ATGTGTTGAAGTCATTCCTTAAAGAAGTGGCTTCAGTTGCCCCATCTCTGCCTTTCTATTATTATCATCTTCCAGCTATCACTGGTGTTAATG TGCCAGCAAAAGATGTGTTGGACGGTATTGAGAAACTCATTCCCTCCTTCAGAGGTGTGAAGTTCAGTGGGAGTGACCTGATGGACTTTGGCCGGTGTGTCAGCGACAGTCCGCCTCACTGGTCAGTCCTCTACGGCGTGGACGAG CAACTGCTTGCAGCTCTGGCCATGGGAGGCCATGGAGCAGTTGGCAG CACATATAACTATGTAGGATGTCATGTCAACAAGCTCATATCAGCATTTGAGAATGGCGACCTTGTCCAAGCCAGGACAATACAG TTCAAGATCCAAGAGCTTCTCAGTTATGCCATGAAACTAG GCTTTGATCTGGGAGTGAACAAGCAGCTGATGAGTGAGTTGTCAGG